A single Corynebacterium stationis DNA region contains:
- a CDS encoding 1,6-dihydroxycyclohexa-2,4-diene-1-carboxylate dehydrogenase: protein MTMPVGGAADEQGIFTPQRFKDQVVIVTGAAQGIGFAVAQRIAREDGTVVLVDRADLVHEKAQELLDAGVGEVYSTTADLETFAGAQSAVDFALEKAGRVDVLINNVGGTIWAKPYEHYTPEEIEKEINRSLFPTLWMCRAVLPALIGNSSKEDSRSEQGVIVNVSSTATGGINRVPYAAAKGGVNAIVSALAHEAAHHNVRVVAAAPGGTLAPARAVQRGPLPDDEQEKAWYQQIVDQTVDSSLMKRYGTLDEQTAPICFLASKEASYITGSVLPVSGGDQG from the coding sequence ATGACGATGCCAGTTGGCGGAGCCGCCGATGAACAAGGAATTTTCACCCCGCAGCGCTTCAAAGACCAGGTTGTCATCGTCACGGGTGCTGCCCAGGGCATCGGCTTTGCAGTAGCCCAGCGTATTGCGCGCGAAGACGGCACGGTGGTCTTAGTAGACCGTGCGGACTTGGTGCATGAGAAAGCGCAAGAGCTTCTCGATGCCGGCGTGGGCGAGGTGTATTCCACCACCGCTGACCTAGAAACCTTTGCTGGTGCGCAGTCCGCCGTGGACTTCGCGCTAGAGAAGGCCGGGCGCGTCGATGTCCTTATTAATAACGTCGGCGGCACTATCTGGGCAAAACCTTATGAGCACTACACGCCGGAGGAGATTGAGAAGGAAATCAACCGTTCTCTCTTCCCCACTCTGTGGATGTGCCGGGCGGTTCTACCCGCTTTGATTGGAAATTCTTCGAAGGAAGATTCTCGCTCCGAGCAGGGTGTTATTGTCAACGTGTCATCGACAGCCACTGGCGGAATCAACCGCGTGCCTTATGCAGCAGCCAAGGGCGGAGTCAACGCGATTGTTTCGGCACTCGCGCACGAAGCAGCGCACCACAACGTGCGCGTTGTTGCCGCAGCGCCTGGCGGCACGCTGGCTCCAGCACGCGCGGTACAACGTGGGCCATTGCCGGATGATGAGCAGGAAAAGGCATGGTACCAGCAAATTGTTGACCAGACCGTGGATTCATCCTTGATGAAGCGTTACGGCACCTTGGATGAGCAAACCGCACCTATCTGCTTCTTGGCATCAAAGGAAGCAAGCTATATTACCGGTTCTGTGCTTCCGGTTTCCGGCGGTGATCAGGGCTAA
- the benC gene encoding benzoate 1,2-dioxygenase electron transfer component BenC: protein MSTQTEHKIALAFEDGITKFIPCGEDQTVADAAYQSKINIPFDCRDGACGTCKAFCESGDFDEGDFVDDAMTQDELDNGFCLPCQAKPRSDMVLQIRTTSVLAKTGPETFNATVTKVGPLSDTVFELELEVEDRERLSFLPGQYVNITVPGSEETRSYSFATGPQEDKIAFLIKNTPNGLMTNWLKDVAQVGDKLEFEGPMGSFFLREPLQPVLLLAGGTGLAPVMSIMESLANDELLDVPVRLIYGANTSEDLVRLEEIAAYKDRIDDFDFFTVLSQEEGHERCGFVTDHMDSTEHLAEGEADSYLCGPPPMVEAVRKYFDGHDTPPLNFYYEKFNANQQPGAAETGEKVAEKTEEVAVKVGV from the coding sequence ATGTCTACCCAAACCGAGCACAAGATTGCACTCGCCTTCGAAGACGGAATCACCAAGTTCATTCCGTGTGGAGAAGACCAGACCGTTGCAGATGCGGCCTACCAGTCCAAGATCAACATTCCTTTTGACTGCCGTGACGGCGCCTGCGGTACCTGTAAGGCTTTCTGTGAATCTGGCGACTTCGACGAAGGTGACTTCGTAGATGATGCCATGACCCAGGACGAGCTGGACAACGGCTTCTGCCTGCCATGTCAGGCCAAGCCCCGCTCCGACATGGTCTTGCAGATTCGCACCACCTCCGTGCTGGCCAAGACTGGACCCGAAACTTTCAACGCAACCGTCACCAAAGTCGGCCCGCTGTCGGACACGGTCTTTGAGCTGGAACTAGAAGTAGAAGACCGTGAGCGTCTGAGCTTCCTGCCAGGTCAATACGTCAATATCACCGTTCCTGGTTCAGAAGAGACCCGTTCCTACTCCTTCGCCACCGGTCCGCAGGAAGACAAGATTGCCTTCCTGATCAAAAACACTCCGAATGGTTTGATGACCAACTGGCTTAAGGACGTAGCTCAGGTCGGCGACAAGCTGGAATTTGAAGGCCCTATGGGTTCCTTCTTCCTGCGTGAGCCGCTGCAGCCAGTGCTTTTACTCGCTGGCGGTACGGGCTTGGCACCAGTGATGTCGATTATGGAATCTCTCGCAAACGATGAGCTTCTCGATGTCCCAGTGCGTCTTATCTACGGCGCCAACACCAGCGAAGACCTAGTGCGCTTGGAGGAAATCGCTGCGTACAAGGACCGCATCGATGACTTCGACTTCTTCACGGTACTTTCCCAGGAAGAAGGACACGAGCGCTGTGGCTTTGTCACTGACCACATGGATTCGACTGAGCACCTCGCTGAAGGCGAGGCCGATTCTTACCTGTGTGGCCCACCGCCAATGGTGGAAGCAGTACGCAAGTACTTCGACGGCCATGACACCCCGCCGCTGAATTTCTACTACGAGAAGTTCAACGCTAACCAGCAGCCTGGTGCCGCTGAGACCGGTGAGAAGGTTGCGGAAAAGACTGAAGAGGTCGCAGTAAAGGTCGGTGTGTAG
- the benB gene encoding benzoate 1,2-dioxygenase small subunit gives MSQALMTQEITRTEVEDFLYYQARLLDDRHFEEWIECFTEDAEYWMPAWDDDGELTEDPQSEISLIYYPNRAGLEDRIFRIRTERSSATSLPDPRTGHNITNVEILERRENEVDIRFNWTNYYYRYETTDNYFGTTFATLDLSTGKPLFKKQRIILRNDFIHHIVDVYMV, from the coding sequence ATGTCGCAAGCACTAATGACCCAAGAAATCACCCGCACGGAAGTAGAAGACTTCCTCTACTACCAGGCCAGATTGCTCGATGACCGCCACTTTGAAGAGTGGATCGAATGCTTCACCGAGGATGCCGAGTACTGGATGCCCGCGTGGGACGATGACGGTGAACTCACCGAAGACCCACAGTCTGAAATCTCGCTCATCTACTACCCGAACCGCGCAGGCCTGGAAGACCGCATCTTCCGCATCCGCACCGAGCGTTCCTCTGCAACCTCTTTGCCAGACCCACGCACTGGTCACAACATCACCAACGTGGAAATCCTGGAGCGTCGCGAGAACGAAGTAGACATCCGCTTTAACTGGACTAACTACTACTACCGCTACGAGACCACCGATAACTACTTCGGTACTACGTTTGCCACCTTGGACCTTTCCACTGGCAAGCCACTGTTTAAGAAGCAGCGCATCATCTTGCGCAATGACTTCATCCACCACATCGTCGATGTCTACATGGTCTAA